A region of the Sporichthya brevicatena genome:
CAGTCCGCCGACGTGCCGCGCATCGAGCACCCGTTGGCGATCTGCCGCGTCTCCGTCACCGGCTCGCCGGCGACGACGACCTTGCCGGCGAACTGCTCGCTGCGCGCCAGCCGTGCCGCCAGCGTCCAGGCGGTGATGCCCTTCCCGCCGGCGATGACGACCGAGTCGTGCACCGGAGTCCCGCCGCGCGGCAGCAGCGCGTCGAGTTGCGCCTCGATGTGCGCGAAGCGGATCTCGTCGGCGCCGGTCAGGGGCAGGCTCGCTGCGGCGGTCGAGGCCGGGCGCTCGGGGGCGACGGTCATGACTCCTCCTCGGGGGCTCGGCCCAATGATTCAACCTGGACCATGCAGAGTCAATGGTTTCGTTGGCCCCCCGGGGCCACCCGCGGCCCGCCCGTCAGCGCTTGCGGCGCTCCCCCTTGGCCGACGATCGGCGCGCCGGTCGGTCCTCGTACAGCGGCGGGATCCGCGGGTCGAGCGAGGGCGGGTTCTCGAGGATCGAGGTCCAGAAGGTGATGAAGGCTTCCTCGAACAGGTAGCCCATGCGGATCGGGATCTGGTGCAGGTACAACGTCTCGTAGCGGGCCATCTCCTCCGCGATCGCGTCGTACTCGCGCAGCCGCTCCTGGTGCAGCGCGATCTGCTCCTCGGCCATCTCCTTCACCCGCTCCGGCGAGGTGAGGTCGGCGAAGTAGAGCTTGAGCAGACCGAGGTCGCGGGTCTCGGTCTGCGTGGTGCTCGGCGACTCGAGCCACTCGCGCAGGGCCTCGCGGC
Encoded here:
- a CDS encoding PadR family transcriptional regulator, with the translated sequence MTVQNERSTSNKGAGAEKARLGPSAYLVLGFIAELGPSTPYDLKRAVARSISYFWSFPHSQLYVEPERLAKLGLLSEEQEEHGRRRRLFSITDAGREALREWLESPSTTQTETRDLGLLKLYFADLTSPERVKEMAEEQIALHQERLREYDAIAEEMARYETLYLHQIPIRMGYLFEEAFITFWTSILENPPSLDPRIPPLYEDRPARRSSAKGERRKR